The following coding sequences are from one Musa acuminata AAA Group cultivar baxijiao chromosome BXJ2-4, Cavendish_Baxijiao_AAA, whole genome shotgun sequence window:
- the LOC103972981 gene encoding phosphatidylinositol 4-phosphate 5-kinase 9: MSLPGAHVDDVERLSCCRGSSHDTGCIDDKGLSVHLFNSQDTLASSSYVSFRVTEVTLPSGDKYCGTLLGNVPEGSGKYVWSNGCTYEGEWRRGMRHGHGKIMWSSGAVYDGEFSGGYMHGNGTYSGPDNLTYKGRWKLNLRHGLGYQTYPNGDIFEGSWIQGVIEGHGKYAWANENMYIGNMKGGKMSGKGTFTWKNGDSYEGNWLDGMMHGFGVYTWVDSGCYVGTWTRGLKDGKGFFYPHGSKIPAGQELYLNALRKRGLLPDFKRQNHGSRILHASSVDMGNMKVGETRESGNVPTISVPKGHLINFEQSRAKHVSLERRWSLEVAIEKVIGHDMTLESVAESDEKAVDTNVPILEREYMQGVLISEVVISNSFLMSPRKAKRRQKRLMKEIKKPGEAIIKGHRSYDLMLSLQLGIRYTVGKITPIQRREVRASDFGPRASFWMNFPKEGSQLTPPHRAEDFKWKDYCPMVFRNLREMFKIDAADYMMSICGSAALRELSSPGKSGSIFFLSQDDRFMIKTLRKSEVKVLLRMLPNYYHHVRTYENTLITKFFGLHRVKPSSGQKFRFVVMGNMFCTELRIHRRFDLKGSSLGRSTDNVEIDENTTLKDLDLDYCFYLEPSWRDALLKQIEIDSKFLETQRIMDYSLLLGVHYRAPRHLQSYVSFHQNVTADGLTARPEEDTQEDEIFNYPQGLVLVPRVSDGNSVVVGPHIRGSRLRASAAGFVEVDLLLPGTARLQIQLGVNMPARAEHIPRDDGTELIHEVYDVVLYLGIIDILQEYNMTKKIEHAYKSLQFDSISISAVDPEFYSQRFLKFIQTVFPENA; encoded by the exons aTGTCACTCCCTGGGGCGCATGTTGATGATGTGGAGAGACTTTCTTGTTGCAGAGGATCATCGCATGACACTGGTTGCATTGATGACAAAGGCCTCTCAGTCCATCTGTTCAATAGTCAGGATACTCTTGCCTCTAGTTCGTATGTTAGCTTTAGGGTTACTGAGGTTACACTTCCCAGTGGGGACAAGTATTGTGGCACATTACTGGGTAACGTGCCAGAGGGATCAGGGAAATATGTTTGGTCCAATGGTTGTACTTACGAGGGCGAGTGGAGGAGAGGGATGAGGCATGGGCATGGAAAAATCATGTGGTCTTCAGGAGCTGTTTATGATGGAGAATTTTCTGGTGGATACATGCATGGGAATGGCACCTACAGTGGACCAGACAACTTGACCTACAAGGGACGGTGGAAGTTAAATCTCAGACATGGTCTGGGATATCAAACATATCCTAATGGAGATATCTTTGAAGGATCTTGGATCCAGGGAGTGATAGAAGGCCATGGTAAGTATGCTTGGGCTAATGAAAACATGTATATTGGTAACATGAAAGGAGGAAAAATGTCTGGGAAGGGTACTTTTACTTGGAAAAATGGTGACTCGTATGAAGGTAATTGGTTGGATggaatgatgcatggttttggagTCTATACTTGGGTTGATAGTGGCTGCTATGTTGGAACATGGACCAGAGGTTTGAAGGATGGAAAAGGATTCTTCTATCCACATGGAAGCAAAATTCCAGCTGGACAAGAACTTTATCTTAATGCTTTAAGAAAGCGAGGCCTGTTACCTGATTTCAAGAGACAAAACCATGGCTCACGCATCCTTCATGCTTCATCTGTTGATATGGGAAATATGAAGGTCGGTGAAACTCGAGAATCAGGTAACGTTCCAACTATAAGTGTTCCCAAAGGACACCTGATAAATTTTGAGCAGTCTCGGGCCAAACATGTGTCATTGGAGCGGCGGTGGAGTCTCGAGGTTGCTATAGAAAAAGTTATTGGACATGATATGACACTAGAATCTGTTGCAGAGAGTGATGAAAAAGCAGTTGATACAAATGTTCCAATCCTTGAGAGGGAGTACATGCAAGGAGTTTTAATTAGTGAGGTAGTAATCAGCAACAGCTTTTTAATGTCACCTAGAAAAGCAAAGAGACGTCAAAAGAGACTGATGAAGGAAATAAAAAAGCCAGGCGAGGCAATAATAAAAGGACATAGGAGTTATGATCTAATGCTCAGCCTTCAGCTTGGAATCAG GTATACTGTAGGAAAAATTACACCAATACAAAGACGTGAAGTTCGTGCCTCAGACTTTGGGCCTAGAGCAAGCTTTTGGATGAACTTTCCAAAAGAAGGTTCACAGCTCACACCTCCTCATCGTGCAGAAGATTTTAAATGGAAAGACTATTGTCCAATGGTGTTCAG AAATTTACGGGAGATGTTCAAGATTGATGCTGCAGATTATATGATGTCAATATGTGGTAGTGCTGCACTGAGAGAGCTTTCTTCTCCAGGGAAGAGTGGTAGTATCTTCTTTCTTTCTCAGGATGATCGGTTCATGATTAAGACCCTCCGCAAATCTGAGGTTAAG GTCTTGTTGCGAATGCTTCCCAACTATTACCATCATGTGCGTACTTATGAAAATACACTCATCACTAAATTTTTTGGCCTTCACAGGGTTAAACCTTCTAGTGGGCAAAAG TTCCGGTTCGTTGTAATGGGAAACATGTTTTGCACAGAATTGAGAATTCACCGTAGATTTGATTTGAAAGGATCATCCTTGGGGCGGTCAACTGATAATGTTGAAATAGATGAGAACACAACCCTTAAAGACTTGGATCTAGATTACTGCTTTTATTTGGAACCTTCTTGGAGAGATGCTTTACtcaa ACAAATTGAAATTGACAGCAAATTCTTGGAGACTCAGCGCATAATGGATTACAGTCTATTACTAGGTGTGCATTATAGAGCTCCACGGCACTTACAATCCTATGTATCTTTTCATCAAAATGTGACAGCAGATGGATTGACTGCTCGACCAGAAGAAG ATACACAGGAGGATGAGATTTTCAACTACCCACAAGGCCTTGTTTTAGTCCCACGTGTAAGTGATGGAAATAGTGTTGTCGTCGGTCCTCATATTCGAGGAAGCCGTTTGCGTGCATCAGCGGCTGGTTTTGTGGAAGTGGATCTGCTTCTTCCAGGCACAGCAAG GCTCCAAATCCAGCTAGGAGTCAACATGCCTGCAAGGGCAGAGCATATCCCTAGAGATGACGGGACGGAGTTGATCCATGAAGTTTACGACGTGGTTCTTTATCTAGGAATCATCGACATTCTGCAGGAATATAACATGACTAAGAAAATTGAACATGCCTACAAATCACTTCAGTTTGATTCTATTTCCATCTCAGCAGTAGACCCTGAGTTCTACTCTCAGCGGTTTCTGAAATTTATCCAAACAGTTTTCCCTGAAAATGCATAA